In Methylomagnum ishizawai, one DNA window encodes the following:
- the trxB gene encoding thioredoxin-disulfide reductase — translation MTEQRHCRLLILGSGPAGYTAAVYAARANLKPVLVTGLQMGGQLTTTTEVDNWPGDAEGVQGPELMERMKRHAERFEAEIIFDHIHTTDLSARPFKLMGDSATYTCDALIIATGASARYLGLDSEEAYKGRGVSACATCDGFFYRNKPVAVIGGGNTAVEEALYLANIASHVTVVHRRDKFRSEKILADKLLEREREGKVSIAWNHVMGEVLGDDAGVTGLRIKHVREGSTQDIKLDGVFVAIGHSPNTEIFAGQLEMRDGYIVVKSGLGGNATATSVPGVFAAGDVADSVYRQAVTSAGSGCMAALDAEKYLDGLE, via the coding sequence ATGACTGAACAGAGACATTGCCGCTTGCTGATTTTGGGCTCGGGACCGGCGGGCTATACCGCCGCCGTCTATGCGGCGCGGGCCAATCTGAAGCCGGTGCTGGTGACCGGCCTGCAAATGGGCGGGCAACTCACCACCACCACCGAAGTGGACAACTGGCCGGGCGACGCCGAGGGCGTGCAGGGACCGGAACTGATGGAGCGCATGAAGCGCCATGCCGAGCGCTTCGAGGCCGAGATCATCTTCGACCATATCCATACCACCGATTTATCGGCCCGCCCGTTCAAGCTGATGGGCGATTCCGCCACCTACACTTGCGATGCCTTGATTATCGCCACCGGGGCTTCGGCCCGTTATCTGGGGCTGGATTCCGAGGAAGCCTACAAGGGCCGGGGCGTGTCGGCCTGCGCCACTTGCGACGGTTTTTTCTACCGCAACAAGCCGGTGGCCGTGATCGGCGGTGGCAATACGGCGGTGGAAGAAGCGCTTTACCTCGCCAACATCGCCTCCCATGTGACCGTGGTGCATCGCCGCGACAAGTTCCGTTCCGAGAAAATCCTGGCCGACAAGTTGCTCGAACGCGAGCGCGAGGGCAAGGTCAGCATCGCCTGGAACCATGTGATGGGCGAGGTTTTGGGCGACGACGCGGGCGTGACCGGGCTCCGCATCAAGCATGTGCGGGAAGGCAGCACCCAGGATATCAAGCTGGACGGCGTGTTCGTCGCCATCGGCCATAGCCCGAACACTGAAATCTTCGCCGGGCAGTTGGAAATGCGGGATGGCTATATCGTGGTCAAGAGCGGCCTGGGCGGGAACGCCACGGCGACCAGCGTGCCGGGCGTGTTCGCGGCGGGCGATGTGGCGGATTCGGTCTACCGGCAGGCGGTGACTTCGGCGGGGTCGGGCTGTATGGCGGCCTTGGATGCGGAGAAGTATCTGGACGGGCTGGAGTAA
- a CDS encoding SulP family inorganic anion transporter, producing the protein MIRRQFSYYWRYLGRDIPAGIVVFLVALPLCLGIALASGAPLLSGVVAGVVGGLIVTWASGSQLSVSGPAAGLTVIVAQGIDHLGGFPAFLVAVVLAGLLQLALGFLRAGMIGAYFPSSVIKGMLSAIGLILIMKQLPHAVGYGADLSGEETYIPQTPGGTLDEIFLAFDAISPGAALVSLGALVIMVLWETRWFKPLAWIPGPLVAVAFGVAFNLLSQGTAFAIAEVHRVALPDLQGLGDFAGHLVFPDFAQLANPAVYTMAATIAVIASLETLLSLEAVDKLDPLRRIAPTNRELKAQGLGNLASGLLGGLPMTAVIVRSSANVNAGGRTKLSCFVHGLLLLFSVGFLSRYLNYVPLAALAAILLLTGYKLAKPGLVVEMYRKGTDQFVPYAVTVAAILTTDLLKGIMVGIACGLFYVIRANFQAAVSLTRNGDHYLLRLRKDVSFLNKALVREALGRVEAGGDVLIDGTHADFIDHDVLETLRDFLKAAPDDGITVELRNVRGLRVGDAPESKPVVPFRRRAGHAAALPLPH; encoded by the coding sequence ATGATCCGTAGACAGTTTTCCTATTATTGGCGATATCTTGGCCGGGATATTCCGGCCGGGATCGTGGTGTTCCTGGTCGCGCTGCCCCTGTGCCTGGGGATCGCGCTGGCCTCGGGTGCGCCCTTGTTATCGGGCGTCGTGGCCGGCGTGGTCGGGGGCTTGATCGTGACCTGGGCCAGCGGTTCGCAACTGAGCGTGTCGGGACCGGCGGCGGGGCTGACGGTGATCGTGGCCCAGGGCATCGACCACCTGGGCGGCTTTCCCGCCTTCCTGGTGGCGGTGGTGCTGGCGGGGTTGTTGCAATTGGCGCTGGGCTTCCTGCGGGCCGGGATGATCGGGGCTTATTTCCCGTCCTCGGTCATCAAGGGGATGCTATCCGCCATCGGCTTGATCCTCATCATGAAGCAATTGCCCCATGCCGTGGGTTACGGCGCGGACCTGTCGGGCGAGGAGACCTACATCCCCCAGACGCCCGGCGGCACCCTCGATGAAATCTTCCTCGCCTTCGACGCCATTTCCCCCGGCGCGGCCCTGGTCAGCCTGGGGGCGCTCGTCATCATGGTGCTGTGGGAAACCCGCTGGTTCAAGCCGCTGGCCTGGATACCCGGCCCGCTGGTCGCGGTGGCCTTCGGGGTGGCGTTCAACCTGTTGAGCCAGGGCACGGCTTTCGCCATCGCCGAGGTCCACCGGGTGGCCTTGCCGGATTTGCAGGGCTTGGGCGATTTCGCCGGGCATTTGGTGTTCCCGGATTTCGCCCAGCTCGCCAACCCGGCGGTGTACACCATGGCGGCCACCATCGCCGTCATCGCCAGCCTCGAAACCCTGTTGAGCCTGGAAGCCGTGGACAAGCTCGATCCCTTGCGCCGGATCGCCCCCACCAACCGCGAATTGAAGGCGCAGGGTTTGGGCAACCTCGCCAGCGGCCTGTTGGGCGGTTTGCCGATGACCGCCGTGATCGTGCGGAGCTCGGCCAATGTCAACGCGGGTGGCCGGACCAAGCTGTCCTGCTTCGTCCATGGCCTGTTGCTGTTGTTCAGCGTGGGGTTCCTGTCGCGCTACCTGAATTATGTGCCCCTGGCGGCCCTGGCGGCGATCCTGTTGCTGACCGGCTATAAGCTGGCCAAGCCCGGCTTGGTGGTGGAGATGTACCGCAAGGGCACCGACCAATTCGTGCCCTACGCCGTCACCGTGGCGGCGATCCTGACCACCGATCTGCTCAAGGGCATCATGGTTGGCATCGCCTGCGGGTTGTTCTATGTGATCCGGGCCAATTTCCAGGCGGCGGTGAGCCTGACCCGCAACGGCGACCATTATTTGCTGCGCCTGCGCAAGGATGTGTCCTTCCTCAACAAGGCGCTGGTGCGGGAAGCCCTGGGCCGGGTCGAGGCCGGGGGCGATGTGCTGATCGACGGCACCCACGCCGATTTCATCGACCACGACGTGTTGGAAACCCTGCGCGATTTCCTCAAGGCCGCGCCGGACGATGGCATCACGGTGGAATTACGGAACGTCCGGGGCTTGCGGGTCGGGGACGCGCCGGAGTCCAAGCCGGTGGTTCCGTTCCGGCGGCGCGCCGGGCACGCCGCCGCCCTTCCGCTACCACATTGA
- a CDS encoding carbonic anhydrase produces MQPFERLLLENRAWAGEKSAKEPHYFEHLAGGQRPEFLWIGCADSRVPAEIIVNAQPGEMFVHRNIANQVITTDFSSLGVLQYAVDVLEVGHIIVCGHYNCGGIRAALKRQNPALPILNKWLKHIKDVYRLHQAELEALPGEEERAHRLVELNVVEQVYNLAHTSLVQQAWKRKRRPALHGWVYGLDDGIIAPLISLPPGSLVNPIYQYAEA; encoded by the coding sequence ATGCAACCCTTCGAAAGACTCTTGTTGGAAAACCGCGCCTGGGCCGGGGAAAAAAGCGCCAAGGAGCCGCATTATTTCGAGCATCTGGCGGGCGGGCAGCGGCCCGAGTTCCTGTGGATCGGCTGCGCCGACAGCCGGGTGCCCGCCGAGATCATCGTCAACGCCCAGCCGGGCGAGATGTTCGTCCACCGTAATATCGCCAATCAGGTCATCACCACCGATTTCAGCAGCCTGGGCGTGTTGCAATACGCCGTGGACGTGCTGGAGGTCGGGCATATCATCGTCTGCGGCCACTACAACTGCGGCGGCATCCGGGCGGCTTTGAAGCGGCAGAACCCGGCCCTGCCCATCCTCAACAAATGGCTGAAGCACATCAAGGATGTCTACCGCCTGCACCAGGCCGAACTCGAAGCCCTGCCCGGCGAGGAAGAACGCGCCCACCGGCTGGTGGAGTTGAATGTCGTCGAGCAGGTGTACAACCTCGCCCATACCTCGCTGGTGCAGCAGGCCTGGAAGCGCAAGCGCCGTCCCGCCCTGCATGGTTGGGTCTACGGCCTGGACGATGGGATCATCGCGCCGCTCATCAGCTTGCCGCCGGGCAGTTTGGTGAATCCGATCTACCAATACGCCGAGGCTTAG